The Channa argus isolate prfri chromosome 14, Channa argus male v1.0, whole genome shotgun sequence genome includes a window with the following:
- the tnk2b gene encoding tyrosine kinase, non-receptor, 2b isoform X8, whose product MRRFDKLKKSFPFLAHFHVYRKLGSSMQCEEGTDWLLELLMEVQLQQYFLRIRDDLNVTRLSHFDYVKNEDLEKIGMGRPGQRRLWEAVKRRKAMCKRKSWMSKVFSGKRPDGGDFAQQGQPASSFRKLSPTPPMVLGDGIIATQPTGSAPLHGQQALTCLIPEKDLTLFEKLGDGSFGVVKRGQWLTPTGKVLNVAVKCLKTDVLSQPDALEDFICEVNAMHSLDHQNLIRLYGVVLTHPMKMVTELAPLGSLLERLRCIRPQGPVLIHTLCQYAVQVACGMAYLEQRRFIHRDLAARNILLASAHRVKIGDFGLMRALPNNHEHYVMQEHRKVPFAWCAPESLKTRTFSHATDTWMFGVTLWEMFTHGQEPWLGLNGSQILHKIDKEGERLQKPEDCPQDIYNVMLQCWAQKPDDRPTFVALREFLLETMPTDMRALQDFDEPDKLQIQVNDVITIIEGRAENYWWRGQNKRTLKVGQFPRNVVTSVAGLSAHDISRPLKNSFIHTGHGDSNPQRCWGFPDRIDDLYLGNPMDPPDVLGLDPRVARPTQLPGRAKKPSYDPVNSDEDQTSAELKRSLRKTGSIKGLKIKPAAWVSASKQGSSRSSGSGYNPNSEVSLIDFGEEFPPFTSSPSPVVEIQIPSLAKLALEAENLLDGTPPQSPSRSLPRPLHPTPVVDWDARPLPPPPAYDDVAQDEDDMEVSSFNSSEQQSDVRNPDEVLSSGQRGSSEVLVSRGTDKPGLEDNLFLPSKQDQGLSTSFSQSAEIFQELQQECMRRLNVPMGSAARSGSPPQTSVSCPQTPYNPQNQEGQQHNVFSCNEERPQIPPRVPIPPRPIKRGDYTSARWSKDLSMSPTPNTTDDVFSTGQDRPPQIPPRDPLSQPGSRTPSPMGLIVGSPQQRVYSVSPTTMPMPLTSCPSTHSFGSYLSTSPGKLMPTTHSFASDPKYAAPKVIHAQTQGKDPASKGPCILPIVRDGRKVSNTHYYLLPERPPYLDRYDRFFREAESLPASAMEDRHVRQVNTATVRPMVVSSQSIQGHAQGQGLAQPGELKANFSSNNNSSLGGPRSGMKTSVSLPRVCSEVLTAPVVTASCTMTDGGGNSSDRVKMVQEAVHGVTIEECQAALQNHNWNVPKAVHYLKVEQLFCLGLGSRSECLQLLEMCEWNLEVASTQMLDNYGSSARQR is encoded by the exons GTGTTCAGCGGTAAGCGCCCAGATGGAGGAGACTTTGCCCAGCAGGGCCAGCCAGCCTCCTCCTTTCGGAAGCTCTCCCCCACGCCTCCCATGGTCCTGGGGGATGGAATCATTGCCACACAGCCTACTGGCAGTGCTCCCCTGCATGGGCAGCAAGCTCTGACCTGCCTCATCCCAGAGAAGGATCTAACGCTTTTTGAGAAGCTTGGCGATGGCTCCTTTGGTGTCGTGAAGAGAGGACAGTGGCTAACACCTACAGGGAAGGTG ttGAATGTAGCTGTGAAATGTCTGAAGACAGATGTCCTCAGCCAGCCCGACGCTCTGGAGGACTTCATCTGTGAGGTCAACGCCATGCACTCCCTGGACCACCAGAACCTCATTCGCCTCTACGGTGTGGTACTCACACACCCAATGAAGATG GTGACGGAGCTGGCTCCTCTGGGCTCTCTGTTGGAGCGTTTGCGATGCATTCGTCCACAGGGTCCCGTGCTGATCCACACTCTGTGTCAGTATGCTGTGCAAGTGGCATGTGGCATGGCCTACCTGGAGCAGAGGAGATTCATCCACAGAGATCTGGCAGCCAG GAACATCCTACTGGCCTCAGCTCACAGAGTAAAGATTGGTGACTTTGGACTGATGAGGGCACTGCCTAACAACCATGAGCACTACGTCATGCAGGAACATCGCAAGGTCCCCTTTGCGTG GTGTGCCCCAGAGAGTCTGAAGACCAGAACGTTTTCTCATGCTACAGACACGTGGATGTTTGGAGTCACCCTATGGGAAATGTTCACACATGGCCAGGAACCTTGGCTGGGCCTTAATGGGAGTcag ATCCTGCATAAGATTGATAAAGAAGGTGAACGCCTCCAGAAGCCAGAGGACTGTCCGCAGGACATCTATAATGTCATGCTGCAGTGTTGGGCTCAGAAACCAGACGACAGACCTACTTTTGTCGCCTTGCGAGAGTTCCTGcttgag ACCATGCCGACAGACATGCGTGCTCTGCAGGACTTTGATGAGCCTGACAAACTTCAGATCCAGGTTAATGATGTCATCACCATCATAGAAGGGAG GGCAGAGAACTACTGGTGGCGAGGTCAAAACAAGCGAACTCTTAAGGTTGGACAGTTCCCCAGAAATGTGGTGACATCAGTAGCGGGATTGTCAGCTCATGATATCAGTCGCCCGCTGAAGAACAGCTTCATCCACACTGGACACGGAGACTCCAACCCTCAACGCTGCTGGGGCTTCCCTGACAGGATCGACGA TTTGTACCTTGGAAATCCAATGGATCCTCCTGACGTTCTGGGCTTAGACCCCAGAGTCGCTCGGCCCACACAGCTACCAGGAAGAGCTAAGA AGCCCAGCTATGATCCAGTTAACAGTGATGAGGATCAGACTTCTGCAGAACTAAAGAGATCACTGCGGAAAACGGGTTCCATCAAAGGATTAAAAATTAAGCCTGCTGCGTGGGTCTCTGCTTCCAAACAGGGAAGTAGCCGCAGTTCAGGCTCAGGCTACAATCCCAACAGTGAAGTGTCCCTCATTGACTTTGGGGAGGAGTTCCCCCCATTCACCTCCTCCCCATCTCCTGTTGTCGAAATTCAGATCCCCTCACTTGCGAAGCTGGCTTTGGAAGCAGAGAACCTGTTGGATGGAACTCCACCTCAAAGTCCATCTAGATCGTTGCCCCGTCCTCTTCACCCCACACCAGTAGTGGACTGGGATGCACGACCATTACCCCCACCTCCTGCCTATGACGACGTAGCCCAAGATGAAGATGATATGGAG GTCAGCTCCTTCAACAGCTCAGAGCAGCAGAGTGATGTTCGCAACCCAGACGAGGTTCTCTCCTCTGGACAGAGGGGCAGCAGTGAAGTTCTTGTCTCAAGGGGTACAGACAAACCAGGCCTGGAGGACAACCTCTTTCTCCCCAGCAAGCAGGACCAGGGCCTGTCCACTTCTTTCTCCCAGTCTGCAGAGATCTTCCAAGAGCTCCAGCAAGAGTGCATGAGGAGGCTCAATGTACCAATGGGAAGTGCTGCTCGGTCAGGCTCACCACCGCAAACCTCAGTTTCATGTCCCCAGACTCCTTACAACCCCCAGAACCAGGAGGGACAACAGCACAATGTCTTCTCCTGCAATGAGGAGAGACCCCAGATCCCCCCACGTGTCCCCATCCCCCCTCGCCCAATTAAAAGGGGTGACTACACATCTGCTCGTTGGTCAAAGGACCTCTCTATGTCTCCAACACCTAACACCACAGATGATGTTTTCTCCACGGGCCAGGACCGACCACCTCAGATCCCCCCCAGGGACCCTTTGTCCCAGCCCGGCTCTAGAACCCCGAGCCCCATGGGTCTGATAGTAGGCTCTCCCCAGCAGAGAGTTTATTCTGTCAGCCCCACCACAATGCCGATGCCTCTTACCTCCTGCCCCTCCACACACAGCTTCGGCTCCTACCTCTCCACCTCTCCAGGTAAACTAATGCCTACCACACACAGCTTTGCCTCAGATCCTAAATATGCTGCACCCAAAGTGATTCATGCCCAAACACAGGGGAAGGACCCTGCCAGCAAAGGGCCCTGTATCCTTCCCATTGTCCGTGATGGACGTAAAGTCAGTAACACTCACTATTACCTTCTGCCGGAGAGGCCACCATACCTTGACCGCTACGACCGCTTCTTCAGGGAAGCAGAGAGCCTTCCTGCCAGCGCCATGGAGGACAGACATGTGCGTCAAGTTAACACTGCCACTGTCAGACCCATGGTGGTCAGCAGCCAGTCTATCCAAGGACACGCACAGGGACAAGGGCTTGCCCAGCCAGGAGAGCTGAAGGCTAATTTCTCCTCCAACAATAATAGCAGTCTGGGTGGACCACGGTCAGGGATGAAGACATCAGTTAGTCTCCCCCGCGTCTGTTCAGAGGTGTTGACAGCCCCAGTGGTCACTGCCTCCTGCACTATGACAGATGGTGGAGGGAACTCAAGTGACAGAGTCAAAATG GTGCAGGAGGCAGTTCATGGTGTGACAATAGAGGAGTGCCAGGCTGCCCTTCAGAACCATAACTGGAATGTCCCAAAAGCTGTGCATTACCTTAAG gtggagcagttgtTCTGTCTGGGTCTGGGGAGCAGGTCAGAGTGTCTACAGCTGCTGGAGATGTGCGAATGGAACCTGGAGGTGGCTAGTACTCAGATGTTGGACAACTATGGATCATCAGCAAGACAGAGGTGa
- the tnk2b gene encoding tyrosine kinase, non-receptor, 2b isoform X4, translating into MGETAEYQRLQETSEPDYQCVPYDDEEKLGSSMQCEEGTDWLLELLMEVQLQQYFLRIRDDLNVTRLSHFDYVKNEDLEKIGMGRPGQRRLWEAVKRRKAMCKRKSWMSKVFSGKRPDGGDFAQQGQPASSFRKLSPTPPMVLGDGIIATQPTGSAPLHGQQALTCLIPEKDLTLFEKLGDGSFGVVKRGQWLTPTGKVLNVAVKCLKTDVLSQPDALEDFICEVNAMHSLDHQNLIRLYGVVLTHPMKMVTELAPLGSLLERLRCIRPQGPVLIHTLCQYAVQVACGMAYLEQRRFIHRDLAARNILLASAHRVKIGDFGLMRALPNNHEHYVMQEHRKVPFAWCAPESLKTRTFSHATDTWMFGVTLWEMFTHGQEPWLGLNGSQILHKIDKEGERLQKPEDCPQDIYNVMLQCWAQKPDDRPTFVALREFLLETMPTDMRALQDFDEPDKLQIQVNDVITIIEGRAENYWWRGQNKRTLKVGQFPRNVVTSVAGLSAHDISRPLKNSFIHTGHGDSNPQRCWGFPDRIDDLYLGNPMDPPDVLGLDPRVARPTQLPGRAKKEPPPRPPQPTVLINKPSYDPVNSDEDQTSAELKRSLRKTGSIKGLKIKPAAWVSASKQGSSRSSGSGYNPNSEVSLIDFGEEFPPFTSSPSPVVEIQIPSLAKLALEAENLLDGTPPQSPSRSLPRPLHPTPVVDWDARPLPPPPAYDDVAQDEDDMEVSSFNSSEQQSDVRNPDEVLSSGQRGSSEVLVSRGTDKPGLEDNLFLPSKQDQGLSTSFSQSAEIFQELQQECMRRLNVPMGSAARSGSPPQTSVSCPQTPYNPQNQEGQQHNVFSCNEERPQIPPRVPIPPRPIKRGDYTSARWSKDLSMSPTPNTTDDVFSTGQDRPPQIPPRDPLSQPGSRTPSPMGLIVGSPQQRVYSVSPTTMPMPLTSCPSTHSFGSYLSTSPGKLMPTTHSFASDPKYAAPKVIHAQTQGKDPASKGPCILPIVRDGRKVSNTHYYLLPERPPYLDRYDRFFREAESLPASAMEDRHVRQVNTATVRPMVVSSQSIQGHAQGQGLAQPGELKANFSSNNNSSLGGPRSGMKTSVSLPRVCSEVLTAPVVTASCTMTDGGGNSSDRVKMVQEAVHGVTIEECQAALQNHNWNVPKAVHYLKVEQLFCLGLGSRSECLQLLEMCEWNLEVASTQMLDNYGSSARQRR; encoded by the exons GTGTTCAGCGGTAAGCGCCCAGATGGAGGAGACTTTGCCCAGCAGGGCCAGCCAGCCTCCTCCTTTCGGAAGCTCTCCCCCACGCCTCCCATGGTCCTGGGGGATGGAATCATTGCCACACAGCCTACTGGCAGTGCTCCCCTGCATGGGCAGCAAGCTCTGACCTGCCTCATCCCAGAGAAGGATCTAACGCTTTTTGAGAAGCTTGGCGATGGCTCCTTTGGTGTCGTGAAGAGAGGACAGTGGCTAACACCTACAGGGAAGGTG ttGAATGTAGCTGTGAAATGTCTGAAGACAGATGTCCTCAGCCAGCCCGACGCTCTGGAGGACTTCATCTGTGAGGTCAACGCCATGCACTCCCTGGACCACCAGAACCTCATTCGCCTCTACGGTGTGGTACTCACACACCCAATGAAGATG GTGACGGAGCTGGCTCCTCTGGGCTCTCTGTTGGAGCGTTTGCGATGCATTCGTCCACAGGGTCCCGTGCTGATCCACACTCTGTGTCAGTATGCTGTGCAAGTGGCATGTGGCATGGCCTACCTGGAGCAGAGGAGATTCATCCACAGAGATCTGGCAGCCAG GAACATCCTACTGGCCTCAGCTCACAGAGTAAAGATTGGTGACTTTGGACTGATGAGGGCACTGCCTAACAACCATGAGCACTACGTCATGCAGGAACATCGCAAGGTCCCCTTTGCGTG GTGTGCCCCAGAGAGTCTGAAGACCAGAACGTTTTCTCATGCTACAGACACGTGGATGTTTGGAGTCACCCTATGGGAAATGTTCACACATGGCCAGGAACCTTGGCTGGGCCTTAATGGGAGTcag ATCCTGCATAAGATTGATAAAGAAGGTGAACGCCTCCAGAAGCCAGAGGACTGTCCGCAGGACATCTATAATGTCATGCTGCAGTGTTGGGCTCAGAAACCAGACGACAGACCTACTTTTGTCGCCTTGCGAGAGTTCCTGcttgag ACCATGCCGACAGACATGCGTGCTCTGCAGGACTTTGATGAGCCTGACAAACTTCAGATCCAGGTTAATGATGTCATCACCATCATAGAAGGGAG GGCAGAGAACTACTGGTGGCGAGGTCAAAACAAGCGAACTCTTAAGGTTGGACAGTTCCCCAGAAATGTGGTGACATCAGTAGCGGGATTGTCAGCTCATGATATCAGTCGCCCGCTGAAGAACAGCTTCATCCACACTGGACACGGAGACTCCAACCCTCAACGCTGCTGGGGCTTCCCTGACAGGATCGACGA TTTGTACCTTGGAAATCCAATGGATCCTCCTGACGTTCTGGGCTTAGACCCCAGAGTCGCTCGGCCCACACAGCTACCAGGAAGAGCTAAGA AGGAGCCCCCTCCCCGCCCTCCTCAACCAACAGTGTTAATCAACA AGCCCAGCTATGATCCAGTTAACAGTGATGAGGATCAGACTTCTGCAGAACTAAAGAGATCACTGCGGAAAACGGGTTCCATCAAAGGATTAAAAATTAAGCCTGCTGCGTGGGTCTCTGCTTCCAAACAGGGAAGTAGCCGCAGTTCAGGCTCAGGCTACAATCCCAACAGTGAAGTGTCCCTCATTGACTTTGGGGAGGAGTTCCCCCCATTCACCTCCTCCCCATCTCCTGTTGTCGAAATTCAGATCCCCTCACTTGCGAAGCTGGCTTTGGAAGCAGAGAACCTGTTGGATGGAACTCCACCTCAAAGTCCATCTAGATCGTTGCCCCGTCCTCTTCACCCCACACCAGTAGTGGACTGGGATGCACGACCATTACCCCCACCTCCTGCCTATGACGACGTAGCCCAAGATGAAGATGATATGGAG GTCAGCTCCTTCAACAGCTCAGAGCAGCAGAGTGATGTTCGCAACCCAGACGAGGTTCTCTCCTCTGGACAGAGGGGCAGCAGTGAAGTTCTTGTCTCAAGGGGTACAGACAAACCAGGCCTGGAGGACAACCTCTTTCTCCCCAGCAAGCAGGACCAGGGCCTGTCCACTTCTTTCTCCCAGTCTGCAGAGATCTTCCAAGAGCTCCAGCAAGAGTGCATGAGGAGGCTCAATGTACCAATGGGAAGTGCTGCTCGGTCAGGCTCACCACCGCAAACCTCAGTTTCATGTCCCCAGACTCCTTACAACCCCCAGAACCAGGAGGGACAACAGCACAATGTCTTCTCCTGCAATGAGGAGAGACCCCAGATCCCCCCACGTGTCCCCATCCCCCCTCGCCCAATTAAAAGGGGTGACTACACATCTGCTCGTTGGTCAAAGGACCTCTCTATGTCTCCAACACCTAACACCACAGATGATGTTTTCTCCACGGGCCAGGACCGACCACCTCAGATCCCCCCCAGGGACCCTTTGTCCCAGCCCGGCTCTAGAACCCCGAGCCCCATGGGTCTGATAGTAGGCTCTCCCCAGCAGAGAGTTTATTCTGTCAGCCCCACCACAATGCCGATGCCTCTTACCTCCTGCCCCTCCACACACAGCTTCGGCTCCTACCTCTCCACCTCTCCAGGTAAACTAATGCCTACCACACACAGCTTTGCCTCAGATCCTAAATATGCTGCACCCAAAGTGATTCATGCCCAAACACAGGGGAAGGACCCTGCCAGCAAAGGGCCCTGTATCCTTCCCATTGTCCGTGATGGACGTAAAGTCAGTAACACTCACTATTACCTTCTGCCGGAGAGGCCACCATACCTTGACCGCTACGACCGCTTCTTCAGGGAAGCAGAGAGCCTTCCTGCCAGCGCCATGGAGGACAGACATGTGCGTCAAGTTAACACTGCCACTGTCAGACCCATGGTGGTCAGCAGCCAGTCTATCCAAGGACACGCACAGGGACAAGGGCTTGCCCAGCCAGGAGAGCTGAAGGCTAATTTCTCCTCCAACAATAATAGCAGTCTGGGTGGACCACGGTCAGGGATGAAGACATCAGTTAGTCTCCCCCGCGTCTGTTCAGAGGTGTTGACAGCCCCAGTGGTCACTGCCTCCTGCACTATGACAGATGGTGGAGGGAACTCAAGTGACAGAGTCAAAATG GTGCAGGAGGCAGTTCATGGTGTGACAATAGAGGAGTGCCAGGCTGCCCTTCAGAACCATAACTGGAATGTCCCAAAAGCTGTGCATTACCTTAAG gtggagcagttgtTCTGTCTGGGTCTGGGGAGCAGGTCAGAGTGTCTACAGCTGCTGGAGATGTGCGAATGGAACCTGGAGGTGGCTAGTACTCAGATGTTGGACAACTATGGATCATCAGCAAGACAGAG acGGTGA
- the tnk2b gene encoding tyrosine kinase, non-receptor, 2b isoform X9, whose protein sequence is MCKRKSWMSKVFSGKRPDGGDFAQQGQPASSFRKLSPTPPMVLGDGIIATQPTGSAPLHGQQALTCLIPEKDLTLFEKLGDGSFGVVKRGQWLTPTGKVLNVAVKCLKTDVLSQPDALEDFICEVNAMHSLDHQNLIRLYGVVLTHPMKMVTELAPLGSLLERLRCIRPQGPVLIHTLCQYAVQVACGMAYLEQRRFIHRDLAARNILLASAHRVKIGDFGLMRALPNNHEHYVMQEHRKVPFAWCAPESLKTRTFSHATDTWMFGVTLWEMFTHGQEPWLGLNGSQILHKIDKEGERLQKPEDCPQDIYNVMLQCWAQKPDDRPTFVALREFLLETMPTDMRALQDFDEPDKLQIQVNDVITIIEGRAENYWWRGQNKRTLKVGQFPRNVVTSVAGLSAHDISRPLKNSFIHTGHGDSNPQRCWGFPDRIDDLYLGNPMDPPDVLGLDPRVARPTQLPGRAKKEPPPRPPQPTVLINSKSGFSQQLLTHCSCPLCSLLAPLLKEPSYDPVNSDEDQTSAELKRSLRKTGSIKGLKIKPAAWVSASKQGSSRSSGSGYNPNSEVSLIDFGEEFPPFTSSPSPVVEIQIPSLAKLALEAENLLDGTPPQSPSRSLPRPLHPTPVVDWDARPLPPPPAYDDVAQDEDDMEVSSFNSSEQQSDVRNPDEVLSSGQRGSSEVLVSRGTDKPGLEDNLFLPSKQDQGLSTSFSQSAEIFQELQQECMRRLNVPMGSAARSGSPPQTSVSCPQTPYNPQNQEGQQHNVFSCNEERPQIPPRVPIPPRPIKRGDYTSARWSKDLSMSPTPNTTDDVFSTGQDRPPQIPPRDPLSQPGSRTPSPMGLIVGSPQQRVYSVSPTTMPMPLTSCPSTHSFGSYLSTSPGKLMPTTHSFASDPKYAAPKVIHAQTQGKDPASKGPCILPIVRDGRKVSNTHYYLLPERPPYLDRYDRFFREAESLPASAMEDRHVRQVNTATVRPMVVSSQSIQGHAQGQGLAQPGELKANFSSNNNSSLGGPRSGMKTSVSLPRVCSEVLTAPVVTASCTMTDGGGNSSDRVKMVQEAVHGVTIEECQAALQNHNWNVPKAVHYLKVEQLFCLGLGSRSECLQLLEMCEWNLEVASTQMLDNYGSSARQRR, encoded by the exons GTGTTCAGCGGTAAGCGCCCAGATGGAGGAGACTTTGCCCAGCAGGGCCAGCCAGCCTCCTCCTTTCGGAAGCTCTCCCCCACGCCTCCCATGGTCCTGGGGGATGGAATCATTGCCACACAGCCTACTGGCAGTGCTCCCCTGCATGGGCAGCAAGCTCTGACCTGCCTCATCCCAGAGAAGGATCTAACGCTTTTTGAGAAGCTTGGCGATGGCTCCTTTGGTGTCGTGAAGAGAGGACAGTGGCTAACACCTACAGGGAAGGTG ttGAATGTAGCTGTGAAATGTCTGAAGACAGATGTCCTCAGCCAGCCCGACGCTCTGGAGGACTTCATCTGTGAGGTCAACGCCATGCACTCCCTGGACCACCAGAACCTCATTCGCCTCTACGGTGTGGTACTCACACACCCAATGAAGATG GTGACGGAGCTGGCTCCTCTGGGCTCTCTGTTGGAGCGTTTGCGATGCATTCGTCCACAGGGTCCCGTGCTGATCCACACTCTGTGTCAGTATGCTGTGCAAGTGGCATGTGGCATGGCCTACCTGGAGCAGAGGAGATTCATCCACAGAGATCTGGCAGCCAG GAACATCCTACTGGCCTCAGCTCACAGAGTAAAGATTGGTGACTTTGGACTGATGAGGGCACTGCCTAACAACCATGAGCACTACGTCATGCAGGAACATCGCAAGGTCCCCTTTGCGTG GTGTGCCCCAGAGAGTCTGAAGACCAGAACGTTTTCTCATGCTACAGACACGTGGATGTTTGGAGTCACCCTATGGGAAATGTTCACACATGGCCAGGAACCTTGGCTGGGCCTTAATGGGAGTcag ATCCTGCATAAGATTGATAAAGAAGGTGAACGCCTCCAGAAGCCAGAGGACTGTCCGCAGGACATCTATAATGTCATGCTGCAGTGTTGGGCTCAGAAACCAGACGACAGACCTACTTTTGTCGCCTTGCGAGAGTTCCTGcttgag ACCATGCCGACAGACATGCGTGCTCTGCAGGACTTTGATGAGCCTGACAAACTTCAGATCCAGGTTAATGATGTCATCACCATCATAGAAGGGAG GGCAGAGAACTACTGGTGGCGAGGTCAAAACAAGCGAACTCTTAAGGTTGGACAGTTCCCCAGAAATGTGGTGACATCAGTAGCGGGATTGTCAGCTCATGATATCAGTCGCCCGCTGAAGAACAGCTTCATCCACACTGGACACGGAGACTCCAACCCTCAACGCTGCTGGGGCTTCCCTGACAGGATCGACGA TTTGTACCTTGGAAATCCAATGGATCCTCCTGACGTTCTGGGCTTAGACCCCAGAGTCGCTCGGCCCACACAGCTACCAGGAAGAGCTAAGA AGGAGCCCCCTCCCCGCCCTCCTCAACCAACAGTGTTAATCAACAGTAAGTCTGGTTTCTCTCAGCAGCTCCTCACCCATTGTTCCTGCCCTCTCTGTTCCCTCCTAGCTCCACTGCTAAAAG AGCCCAGCTATGATCCAGTTAACAGTGATGAGGATCAGACTTCTGCAGAACTAAAGAGATCACTGCGGAAAACGGGTTCCATCAAAGGATTAAAAATTAAGCCTGCTGCGTGGGTCTCTGCTTCCAAACAGGGAAGTAGCCGCAGTTCAGGCTCAGGCTACAATCCCAACAGTGAAGTGTCCCTCATTGACTTTGGGGAGGAGTTCCCCCCATTCACCTCCTCCCCATCTCCTGTTGTCGAAATTCAGATCCCCTCACTTGCGAAGCTGGCTTTGGAAGCAGAGAACCTGTTGGATGGAACTCCACCTCAAAGTCCATCTAGATCGTTGCCCCGTCCTCTTCACCCCACACCAGTAGTGGACTGGGATGCACGACCATTACCCCCACCTCCTGCCTATGACGACGTAGCCCAAGATGAAGATGATATGGAG GTCAGCTCCTTCAACAGCTCAGAGCAGCAGAGTGATGTTCGCAACCCAGACGAGGTTCTCTCCTCTGGACAGAGGGGCAGCAGTGAAGTTCTTGTCTCAAGGGGTACAGACAAACCAGGCCTGGAGGACAACCTCTTTCTCCCCAGCAAGCAGGACCAGGGCCTGTCCACTTCTTTCTCCCAGTCTGCAGAGATCTTCCAAGAGCTCCAGCAAGAGTGCATGAGGAGGCTCAATGTACCAATGGGAAGTGCTGCTCGGTCAGGCTCACCACCGCAAACCTCAGTTTCATGTCCCCAGACTCCTTACAACCCCCAGAACCAGGAGGGACAACAGCACAATGTCTTCTCCTGCAATGAGGAGAGACCCCAGATCCCCCCACGTGTCCCCATCCCCCCTCGCCCAATTAAAAGGGGTGACTACACATCTGCTCGTTGGTCAAAGGACCTCTCTATGTCTCCAACACCTAACACCACAGATGATGTTTTCTCCACGGGCCAGGACCGACCACCTCAGATCCCCCCCAGGGACCCTTTGTCCCAGCCCGGCTCTAGAACCCCGAGCCCCATGGGTCTGATAGTAGGCTCTCCCCAGCAGAGAGTTTATTCTGTCAGCCCCACCACAATGCCGATGCCTCTTACCTCCTGCCCCTCCACACACAGCTTCGGCTCCTACCTCTCCACCTCTCCAGGTAAACTAATGCCTACCACACACAGCTTTGCCTCAGATCCTAAATATGCTGCACCCAAAGTGATTCATGCCCAAACACAGGGGAAGGACCCTGCCAGCAAAGGGCCCTGTATCCTTCCCATTGTCCGTGATGGACGTAAAGTCAGTAACACTCACTATTACCTTCTGCCGGAGAGGCCACCATACCTTGACCGCTACGACCGCTTCTTCAGGGAAGCAGAGAGCCTTCCTGCCAGCGCCATGGAGGACAGACATGTGCGTCAAGTTAACACTGCCACTGTCAGACCCATGGTGGTCAGCAGCCAGTCTATCCAAGGACACGCACAGGGACAAGGGCTTGCCCAGCCAGGAGAGCTGAAGGCTAATTTCTCCTCCAACAATAATAGCAGTCTGGGTGGACCACGGTCAGGGATGAAGACATCAGTTAGTCTCCCCCGCGTCTGTTCAGAGGTGTTGACAGCCCCAGTGGTCACTGCCTCCTGCACTATGACAGATGGTGGAGGGAACTCAAGTGACAGAGTCAAAATG GTGCAGGAGGCAGTTCATGGTGTGACAATAGAGGAGTGCCAGGCTGCCCTTCAGAACCATAACTGGAATGTCCCAAAAGCTGTGCATTACCTTAAG gtggagcagttgtTCTGTCTGGGTCTGGGGAGCAGGTCAGAGTGTCTACAGCTGCTGGAGATGTGCGAATGGAACCTGGAGGTGGCTAGTACTCAGATGTTGGACAACTATGGATCATCAGCAAGACAGAG acGGTGA